TTACATTTAGTTGACTGGTTGTTAGTTagtcaaaatatttttgtttatttctcctgCTCTCGTCTCCTAATTGAGGAGAGTTTGTCTAAACAACAAACGTACCCTCAGGGGAGCGCCGGGAGCTGCTTGTGTGGGGATGAATTAGCATTTAACAAGGCACATGTCTATTGTTGAGTGGGAGCTCTGAGTGTGGGAAAGCCGTGAGAGGCAGAGTCACAGTTCAGTGCGATTAGCATCCTCAGCCCCACCAGCACCTGACTGCTCTCCGAGGGGAGTTGGCACACTTCACAGGGAagatttctgtctctctttattctcgtcctctttcttctgtctgtctgtgtctgatcCAGACTCTCTAACTTCTGCCAACTTCATTTCCCCTCTCGTTTATCGGGTCATCATTTCAATCTgagcctttttatgttttttccattGGTGGATGCCAAACTGTCACTGAAATGTCGACCTTACAACAAGAGTTACAAAGacttttgttttacttcttgTTTCTGTTTAAGAAACATCTAAATCAGCTGACTGACGTTAACTAACAGACAGTGGggggaatgtaactaaatacatttactcaagtacagtagtTAAGCACGTTTACCTCAGTAGTTCCATTtaatgcaactttatacttcgaCTCCTCAACATCTCAGAGgtcaatattgtactttttactccactacatttgtctgacagctttagttactgtttacttttcagattacaacgTGTCATACCCTTCCTGTCCAGTAAAAACCACGATGAAGTGTTTGATTATGGGTGGAGGAAATGCTCTCACTtcttcagtgttgtaaaaaaagtacccaaaagtcaaacttaagtaaaagtaaagatattgtgttaaaatatacTTCGGTAAAAGTACAACTCAGAGCAAATCCtacatatatttataataatgtatataTTGTACACTATGGATTGACTGGTTATCAACCAGCTGATTatctgaaacatttttaaaatccagttgttaaaaaaatgtaaagagcagaaaatggaaatattcaaaagtaaagtacaagtacatcaaaactgtacttaaacaCAGTACTTGAATTATACATATAAACTTTGACTATAAATCCCTTGTACGAGTGAGACTTGGCCATGGACGTGTCAGGACAACAaccacaataacaacaaaaacatcaaatcaaatcaaatcacaataGTCGTAAGTATATTAATGCTTTAAATAAGAAAGTGCATAGACAAGGCAACAATGTGTATGCATTTGTGAAGTAACAGAAGGTGGCAGTGTCTTTTTTCCATTATTCTGcattaaatgaatgtaaagaAACGGGGGTTTGCATAGCTGTAGATTACACTACCCAACAGCatataaagtaaataaacatgttaaacatctgcagcagtaaAATACGACATgaacattaatgcagcagtatattaatccaaaaacatcagatataaaagtaaaatactTCCACTATCGATACTATTCAGACATTTTGCTGATTTACATACTTTAACTTAGGTAAGTTAAAGAacgcaggacttttacttgtagtgaagtattttcacagttgagtattagtacttttacttaagtagagGATCTAAATACTTCTTTCACAGACAAAAGAGAGCACAGACATTTTTGTTGGACTTTTTtaggaaacataaaaaaaggtCATTTGGTATTCCTTGAACAATTAATAAGTAACCCGTGCCAAACTTTCCCTCCTTTTCCCTCCAGATGGTTCGCGCCTTCAGGTTCTGCCCCTTTGCTCCGTGCACTCGCCAATAAAGCATTCAGACCTCTTTTGTGATCCACAGATCACAGCTCCAGGATTCAGTGTGGGAAACTCTGACTGACGCTTTACTCACTGGAGCAACTTGTCAAAAGACAGAAGGCACATCTGTCTCATCTGGAGGACTTTCAGCTGAATGGGTTTGACTTTACTGATTCAACTGGTGAAGTGGTGGAGGAACTATTCAGActctttacttaagtaaaagcacTACACTATGAAAATACTCTACTACAAATAAAAGTACTGCACTGAAAACCTTGAAATATTCAAGTATTATCAGAAAAGTgtacaaatattaaataaatattactgCTGTAGGTCTTtgaggttgagctcattttaactatgACTGTATTTTTTGACACCGGTCAACTTCTCACAGACTGaaacttttaaataaatgcatcacCACCTCTGAGGAATGCGGCGGTTTTGATGTTGAGGACAATCGCCCAGTCATTCTCCCAcgtgtgtgatgtgatgatgggCGTGTGCTCAGTCAAAGTCATTGATCCCAGCATCAGGCAGCAGATCTGCTCTCTCTACAGGGTCACCACTTTCCCAGATTCACACAGAGCTCTGTGAGTCTCTCTCCATCACCCCCCCAGTCCTCCACCTGTTCCCCTGAGACCTAACTATTGTCCCTGAAGCAATTCAGCGtgctgctgctccacatgcCTTTTTGTCTCACcgagctctctgattggctgagactGTGAGAAACTCCAACCAGACCAAGACCCACACATTCATATGGAGATGTGGGACTATATATAGGAGGGATGAAGCCAGCAGAGATCAGATTCTCTCTACAGAGACCTCTACAGCACAGAGATCCAGCCATGGCACCTACAATCACTGCAGCAATGACCAATTCTCAGGAGCATCTCACTCTGACCCACAAGGTAAATTCAAGAttcaacaacatttaaatattgttaatgACAGGTTGTCCTTGTTCATGCTCACACTTGACTCCAGAATAAGTTGATtaatgattttcttcttctttctgcagcTCAGAAAGCCTCTGGTGGAGAAGTTACGCAGAGAGCGAATCAACAGCAGCATTGAGCAGCTCAAGTCTCTCCTGGGTCCAGACTTCCTCAAACAGCAGCCAGACTCCAAGCTGGAGAAAGCAGATATCCTGGAGATGACAGTTTGTGTCCTGagacgactgcagcagcagcatcaacagcagAGAAGACTGCTGAACCACttcaacaagctgcagtcttCCTCTGATAACAACCTGACAGAGGCTGACTTCTCTCCTCTGAGCTCCACAGTCCAGACCAGCATCACCAAAGACAAGAGTCCAGTCAACAGCGCCCTCTGGAGGCCGTGGTAGACACCTACACACTGGAGTTACTACCACACAAACTCACATGACCACATTGGTCAAAGATTACTGGACTCAATTCTTTGAAATTTGATGGACTTGTTCTTCTGTATGTACAGAAggctgtattttgtgtgtttgtgtttgtgcaagaTGACATTTCCTGAGGAAATGACAGCAACAATATCTTTCAAGTTAAGAAAGAGAACATTTTGTCATGCATGTTGCATGAACAACATCTGATTGCATCAGCAATTATTATTATACCTGCCTGTACTTCATGTGTTGGTAGTAAATGCTATTGATTTATCAATAGAATGAGAAATTGGTCAATACTGGCCAGCTTTAAGTCCTGTTAGTTTTCTGTATCAAGTTTGATTCAGGAACATTTGCAAATCTTAGCTACTTTCTGGTAGCATCATTTCCTTTTTGTTGTACTTGATTAGCTTTTTACTTTGTAAAAGATTACTGACCCATGTTGGGTCTTGAAGTCTTCTGTTCTatcatcaacatgttttgttgtgtcaACAGTACAAATTAATATTTGAACATTATTTTCTCTCAGTGTAAGAGAGTTGATTCACCTTGTTTAGGTTGTGCTAAACGATTCCCTGTCTTTTGTAAAGACACTGAAGTTGTTCACTTTACTCTACTTGAGTACACTGTCTTGGACTACAAGCATTCACTGTGATGGATCATCACCACTAGTGCCTCAATTTTGAGGCCAATTTACTCcctttttgaataaaaaacattaactgaACCTTGAGCTGAGTCGTTTCATTCTGAATgcaatcacatttacattatttacaggGTACTGTACTGGATTATATTAATTTGCATGGCTGCTATGCTTTATTGTCTCCATCTAGGTCTCCACAATATGGTTATAAAAtcatattgcgattattttgacagatattttgATTGCAAAATGATTCATTATTAGTGGGAATGGTCATTTTTGCATCacgattttcattttcaatgaaAAAGAATATATATCATGATGATGGGATGTTTCCTGGGGTCTGTACCAGGCAAATGTTTTCTTAACTCTGGAGAAACCTCAGTAAATCATCAATACATTTTACAATGTTACAGGTTCTACAATctggatattgcacttagccATATTACGAATTCAATTATATTTCAATTATGTTTGTACAACCATCTTCCAGCCCTTTGAAGTCTGTAGTCTTCTGTAGAAGCTTTCAATGAGAACAATTCATATTTCTGTTATGGCTGGACAGCACCATCTAGTGGTTAGTTTGTGTACATGACCTTTAACACAAAGAAATACAGTACATGGAAATGCATTATCTAATGGAGCTGTGAACACAATTGATGCCTTTAAAgacagtttttctcttttatcttttcagtAGCTTCAGAACATCTTATTCCACACTGTGCCACAGTATCTCACATCTACATGAACTGTACCAGCTTGTTTCAACCCGTCAGTGATGCTTCAAGATGTCATCACCTGGTGAAATACCCAAACCCAAGACCTGCTGCACATTTTCatcataaaatggaaatattcttcATGTGTTGTGCATCAATTATTCAGACTgacacatttaatatttttggaaacttttttttttttttaatctcaactagcattaaaaaaattaagctATGTAGGTAGGTCTTTTTTATCTGGATTTTAGTacttgtcatgtttttttttttaaattattaatatcATTGTTGACAAAGAATCTTTATATTCCATGCCATGTGACCcactgactcaaaatcaatgccaaaatgtattcCTACACTAGTTAAATGACAGATACCTCTTATTTATTGGATTTTAATGGTTCTTCTATTTCTTTTGGAAGataaaacgttaaaaaaaaatatcacaagcaCTAAAATCCAGTAAAAAGAGGTTTCTCTCATTTTACTAGTGTAGGACGAtaatgggtcacatgacatggaagctgatttttcatcaaaatattgatataaaataGGACAAGGACTAAAATTCAATataaagaggtgtgtctcattcaacaaGTGTAGGAAGACACTTCGGCATTGGTTTTTGAGTCAATGGCTCACATGACATGGAATCTATtgaaaaaaaagctgatttttcattaaaatactgATATAAATTAAAACGAGGACTAAAATTCAATATAAAGacgtgtgtctcattcaaccagtgtAGGAAGACActtcggcattgattttgagtcaatgggtcacatgacatggaatctattgaaaaaaagagctgatttttcattaaaatactgATATAAATTAAAACGAGGACTAAAATTCAATATAAAGacgtgtgtctcattcaacaaGTGTAGGAAGACACTTCGGCATTGGTTTTGAGTCagtgggtcacatgacatggaatctattgaaaaaaaaagcagatttttcattaaaatactgATATAAATTAAAACGAGGACTAAAATTCAATATAAAGacgtgtgtctcattcaaccagtgtAGGAAGACACTTCGGCATTGGTTTTGAGTCagtgggtcacatgacatggaatctattgaaaaaaaaagcagatttttcattaaaatactgATATAAATTAAAACGAGGACTAAAATTCAATATAAAGacgtgtgtctcattcaaccagtgtAGGAAGACACTTCGGCATTGGttttgagtcaatgggtcacatgacatggaatctattgaaaaaaaagctgatttttcattaaaatactgATATAAATTAAAACGAGGACTAAAATTCAATATAAAGacgtgtgtctcattcaaccactGTAGGAAGACActtcggcattgatttcgagtcaatgggtcacatgacatggaagctattgaaaagtTTTGCTGTGCTCATGCTGtgactgaaatatttacaaaactTACACCATGGGCAAC
This Pagrus major chromosome 6, Pma_NU_1.0 DNA region includes the following protein-coding sequences:
- the LOC140998733 gene encoding transcription factor HES-4-like, giving the protein MKPAEIRFSLQRPLQHRDPAMAPTITAAMTNSQEHLTLTHKLRKPLVEKLRRERINSSIEQLKSLLGPDFLKQQPDSKLEKADILEMTVCVLRRLQQQHQQQRRLLNHFNKLQSSSDNNLTEADFSPLSSTVQTSITKDKSPVNSALWRPW